Proteins encoded by one window of Pempheris klunzingeri isolate RE-2024b chromosome 14, fPemKlu1.hap1, whole genome shotgun sequence:
- the ubash3ba gene encoding ubiquitin-associated and SH3 domain-containing protein B, which translates to MAAKEDLYAKVTPRRQRQTRPSTVKHGSTLDVLLSMGFPKTRALKALVSTGGKNVQAACDWLFSHVDDPFLDDPLPREYVLYLRPSGPLLQQLLHFWQQSRLSCGKNKAHNIFPHITLCQFFMCADGKVEALSDALQATVAKWKARIPAPLPLELYTSSTFIGLFVEEQVAEVLKGFAADFATEAAAKADAHVEPHKKQLHITLAYHFQASHLPILEKLAKTVDVSSGCDWLAMLFSRDIRFANHETLQVMYPYVPQNDDELELVPGDFIFMSPVEQSSASEGWVYGTSLGTGLSGLLPENYVSRADESDTWVVHGSHSVLNCASPSNSGSTVGGLLFDGQVNNSLLDSLMDAPSLTGLCPPMQVSRPTSQPSLSKMRLFVCRHGERMDVVFGKHWVTQCFDSKGRYIRSNLNMPSSLPTRSGGQRDYDKDCPITVFGSTQARLVGEALLESHTTIDFVYCSPSLRCVQTAHNILQGLQLEGKTKIRVEPGLFEWTKWVSGTCLPMWIPPAELAAANLSVDTTYRPHIPISKLAVSESYDTYISRSFQVTREILAECKNLGNTVLIVAHASSLEACTRQVQGLSPQNSKDFVQVVRKIPYLGFCACEEMGETGVWQLVDPPILPLTHGPNHSFNWREMLMQD; encoded by the exons CTTGAAAGCTCTGGTTTCGACAGGAGGGAAAAATGTCCAGGCAGCTTGCGACTG GCTATTCTCCCATGTGGACGACCCGTTTTTGGATGACCCTCTGCCCAGAGAGTATGTGTTGTATCTGCGACCCAGTGGaccactgctgcagcagctcttacACTTCTGGCAGCAGTCCCGCCTCTCTTGTGGCAAGAATAAGGCACACAACATCTTCCCCCACATCACGCTCTGCCAGTTCTTCATG TGTGCCGATGGGAAGGTGGAGGCTCTCTCCGACGCTCTCCAGGCCACCGTGGCCAAGTGGAAAGCTCGTATACCCGCGCCGCTCCCACTGGAGCTCTACACCTCCTCAACCTTCATCGGCCTTTTCGTGGAGGAGCAGGTGGCGGAGGTGCTGAAGGGTTTCGCTGCTGATTTTgccactgaggcagcagctAAAGCAG ATGCTCATGTCGAGCCCCATAAGAAACAACTTCACATCACATTGGCGTACCACTTCCAAGCCAGTCACCTTCCAATTTTGGAGAAATTGGCCAAAACCGTGGATGTGTCTTCAGGCTGTGACTGGCTGGCTATGCTCTTCTCCCGGGATATTCGGTTTGCTAATCACGAG ACACTGCAAGTCATGTACCCGTATGTGCCTCAGAATGATGACGAGCTCGAGCTGGTGCCAGGAGACTTCATCTTCATGTCTCCGGTGGAGCAGAGCAGTGCCAGTGAGGGCTGGGTGTACGGCACCTCGCTGGGCACGGGGCTGTCGGGCCTGCTGCCCGAGAACTACGTCAGCCGCGCTGACGAGTCTGACACCTGGGTCGTCCACGG GTCTCACTCTGTCCTCAACTGTGCCTCTCCATCGAACTCTGGCAGCACTGTGGGTGGGTTATTATTTGATGGACAGGTGAATAACAGTCTCCTTGACAGTCTTATGGATGCTCCCAGCCTCACGGGCCTCTGCCCTCCCATGCAG GTGTCGAGGCCGACTAGTCAGCCCTCCCTGTCCAAAAtgaggctgtttgtgtgtcgCCATGGCGAGAGGATGGATGTGgtgtttgggaaacactgggtCACTCAGTGCTTTGACTCCAAAG GCCGATACATTCGCTCTAATCTCAACATGCCATCCAGCCTGCCAACTAGAAGCGGGGGTCAGCGGGACTATGATAAAGATTGTCCAATTACTGTGTTTGGCTCTACCCAGGCCCGTCTTGTAG GTGAAGCTCTGTTGGAAAGCCACACAACAATAGACTTTGTTTactgctctccttctcttcGCTGCGTCCAGACTGCTCACAACATTCTGCAGG GTCTCCAGCTGGAGGGAAAGACAAAGATCCGTGTGGAGCCTGGTTTGTTTGAATGGACCAAGTGGGTTTCAGGCACATGTTTACCCATGTGGATCCCACCAGCTGAGCTGGCCGCTGCTAACCTGAGTGTGGACACAACATACAG ACCTCATATTCCCATAAGTAAATTGGCGGTGTCAGAGTCCTACGACACCTACATCAGCAGGAGCTTCCAAGTGACCCGTGAGATCCTGGCAGAGTGCAAGAACCTGG gaaacacgGTTCTGATTGTGGCCCATGCTTCCTCCCTGGAGGCTTGCACTCGCCAAGTACAAGGCCTCAGCCCCCAAAACTCCAAGGATTTTGTCCAAGTTGTCCGAAAG ATTCCTTACTTGGGGTTCTGTGCTTGTGAAGAAATGGGAGAGACCGGCGTGTGGCAGCTGGTGGACCCACCCATCTTGCCTCTGACACATGGACCCAATCACAGTTTCAACTGGAGGGAAATGCTAATGCAGGACTGA